TCTTGTCTCTTGGAGGAAGCCTTTCTTATCCTCTTGCGTCAGATAGGTGCATTCAATGCTAGCTGCAGGAGCGCTACCTTCGTGGCGAAGGCAGCCTGCTTGCTCCCCCGGGACGCTTTTGAGTGGCATCATCCCCCGAGGCCTCCGAGCTTCTGGGACCCGGGAGTTAGGTGGGCCCACTCTATGGACCACCCCTCCATGTGACGTGGTGGTTGAGCGCCTCCATGAATCGCCAACACGGGGATCCCGTTCTCTTGGTGCTAACATGGTCtgtatttatagggaggaaaacccccCAACACCCTCGTATATTAGTAATATGTGACTAATAAATGGTGTACCCCTCTTACGCTAGTGGATCTTtaagatttattcagaattatctAAATGGATAAGCTCCATAACAGTTGCATGGTGCCAGCGTACGCGAGGTCGTTGCGACATGGGATCTGCGAGTGCGAGGGGTTGAGTTTGCGAAAGGAGGTGAGCTGCTTACGCATGACGGCGAGTCGGCAACGGCGGTGCCATTCTAGGATGCGAAGGCGTACGTGCAGCTGCACGGCCGTGACATCGTGGCAGGCACGCGATCGGGAACAGCTCAACGGTCCGTCGCTGTCCTTAAGATAGAATGCATTGCAAAATTCTTCCTCCAAACAATTCGCTGGGATCTCGGAATAATGGTATCCTTTTGTTAAAGGTCTAATTTTGGTGAGCTCATGGCTCGTAATTGTTGTTATCGCTTCCTACGATCAGTACTagctctgtactttgtatacatggccggGCTCTgatctttcgactactattgccgtgcttaCGACGTTAGTAGTTGCagtgatgtagagcagcaaaTCTTTATTGGAGCTAGGCGCcgtgaggatcggtggctttgacaAGAAATCCTTCAACCGTTGCAAGACTtggtctgcctcctcggtccactggaactGGTCTTGCCGCCTGTGTAGTTTGAAGAAGGTAAGGCtctgttctccaagtcttgatatgaatctgTTAAGGGCCGCCATATACCCAGTCAGCTTCTGAACATCTTTGATGCCAGATGGAGCTTGCATATCGATGATGGCGGATATCTTCTCGGGAtttgcttcaatgcctctgtggctaatgatgaacctgttggtgtttaaacccggcaacctacccaGGGGAGTACCCGggatagagttttggttggtgggtatTGCCGAAATCAAGAActtgatggtgtacgtaggcacgcaaTTTAGATAGATTCAGGCCGCTaggtcgcgtaataccctacgtcctgtgtgtcaTTTTCTTGTaatggattgaacttgtttggagggggtctctacccacccttatatatcaggagagcagggttacaggtacaggaatactagtcggattcgactagagagtcctactctaactgttACGAGTAGTTTTCCGAGTCTTTGACTAGTTTCTATCttccacgtagactacaccgtcctgcacTGTAGTCTTTATATTTGCCACGTCTCGGTGCGCAACCCTGTATACGGATCTATCCAAACCCCCTGTACATCGTGGCAGGCGCGCGATCAGGAACAGCTCGACGGTCCGTCACTGTCCTTAAGATAGAATGCATTGCAAAATTCTTCCTCCAAACAATTCGCTGGGATCTCGGAGTAATGGTATCCTTTTGTTAAAGGTCTAATTTTGGTGAGCTCATGGCCCGTAATTGTTGTTATCGCTTCCTGCAATCAGTACTAGCTCTTTTCTAAAACCGCTTGCAATGTCTGCAGTTAACTAAGGTGTAGCACCAGATACTATATTTCCAATCAAAATTTTTGGAAGAGCTCACTTGTTCAGTTGTTTGGTCAGCATACGTGTGACGACACAGCATGGTTTGTAGTTGGGGGTTGAATTTCATACCACCGCAAGAGATGGGGGTGTAATACGGACTTCTTCATTTTTTGAACTGCactaatatttatttatttattgcaaaTAGCTCTATTACTATTTGTttatactagtccatcaacccgtgctcccgcacgggctaatatttttagaagctattgtatagaaaaattatttaaaaattaaactcttagctaattaaaattgtttacttactactctcttatttttccaatacttcaacataataattatatagatatgtacctatctttgtccagttgtgattgctttttaatcaataattactatgtactttttcatccatattcatactttttccattttgtatcacacctccaatccttcgtacattatgtttagcatacaaatcaatatttttcatcgattcctcacatacatgtataaatggtctaaatggtggcactcatcatgtgtatatactttaacttagtatttttatattaacaataacataaataggtaatttagaatcatatattaattttctttttgatatttttgtatgatgcacatgaagataattagattaagatttaggtgtttactttaggttatttttaatatcgacatacgtgggtaacatacataaaattttagaatgacattttaagttattctttataatgatgtgtattagtaaattggatgaagattatgaggttactttatattattttttataatagctgagctcggtaatttatatatagatttagagctcattttttaatattttttacaATGATAGTGGCAGGTAaccttttaaaaaatataatagatcaatggctatgattattagagtttacacgattggtgtttgatatttttaatttttatgagaatttctctcttttttctaacttgtctcgtgggaactaatgtggagtctccaatggaaaaaaaatgtagggttacctcatgttatttttaataatagcatctgtgggtaatatagatgcaaatttaagggtgaaaacttttaagtaatagtggtaggcaattcagttgcgggttattttaaatattatttataatggtataagtgggtaattttgatgaagattagggggttactttaattaattttatataatggcagaggtgggtaatttatatatagatttagggggttactttaggctattttcataatggcataggtgggtaattttttaaaagacataatagatccaatgactataatgatttgaatctatcgatcgatggtcggatgttttgcttttttgtgagaatttctaggatttctctctttttctagagtgtccacctaggaatcctaggtggcttcacctggaggcttcaaaaggaacctccaattagtaatagtaagattggaACTATATTTAATGTAAACAAAACTTATATATTTTCTGGATGCAATTTTGGGGTAATGGTGCGTAGTAAATTAGGTATTGGGAAAATTACAAAAGCACGCCTGCAAAAGCTAGGGGAGTTTTGAGCATTCACCATCTTTATTATTAGTACAGATATTTAATCTTAGCTGCAGATTTTAAAATTGGATGCCAAGAAGAAAATTCGATGTCCTGGGCCCCTAAAACATCTGCGTGTTAGATAAGACTCCTTGAAAAACGTTAGAAAACATTTGTCAATGAAATATGTTGTGACCCCGCGCTACGAGATAAAGCGATCCTTTTCAAATATAAGTGAAGCGTTATGCATCAGATGAGCTGCATTTCTTGATCAGTCGTCATTCAGGAAGAATACCAGGGGATGACGTACTAGTGGCGTCATCTCTAGCTCATGATGATGGGCACCAGTGTCAGCATACAACGTACCTGcataaaaaaaagggaaatagCATGGCTGCTATTGTTTTTGGAGAATGACATGGCTGCTATCGCTGGTTACACGACAGAGATCAAGAGATgacgtcggcgacggcgtgggagGATCAAAAGGTGGACCAGTCAAAAAGGAGGCGGCTGGCAAATGCCAGGCTGCCAACACGCCCGGAGCAAACCCTCCGACAGGTATAAATACTCCTCCACCCCGGCCGGTTGGAGAGCACCACACCACAAGCAGAGAACAAGCAAGAGCTTACTCGCAAGCAAGAAACAGAGCCAAGCAAAGCCACCTAGTGATCGCTGATTTCCTTCATCGGCAGCGCATCGGCGATCTCGATCTAGCAGACAACATGGTTCATCAAGAGGTGATGCCGCTCCTGACGCCATTCAAGATGGGGCGGTTCGAGCTCTCCCACCGGGTGGTGCTCGCGCCGCTGACCCGGTGCCGCTCCTACGGTAACGTGCCGCAGCCGCACGCCGCGGTGTACTACTCCCAGCGCGCCACCAGGGGTGGCCTCCTCATCACGGAGGCTACAGGTGTGTCTGCCACTGCGCAGGGGTACCCGGAGACCCCCGGCATCTGGACGCAAGAGCAGGTCGAGGCGTGGAAGCCCATCGTCGACGCCGTCCACCGCAAGGGCGCCCTCTTCTTCTGCCAAATGTGGCATGTCGGCAGGGTCTCCACAAACGGTAGGCATCCACACTAACATCTCAAAATTAATCTTGTTCAATCAGCTGCCTGGTTGGTTGATTATTGTTCGTTCAAACGCTAATACGTCGTTGTGAACGAAATGGCAGATTTTCAACCTGATGGACAGGCGCCCATTTCAAGCACGGACAAGCAGATTTCCCCAGACGCCGAGCCCGGCATGGTGTACTCCAAGCCGCGGCGGCTGCAGGTGGACGAGATCCCGGGGATCGTCGACGACTTCCGGCGCGCTGCGCGGAATGCCATTGAGGCAGGGTTTGATGGCGTGGAGATACACGGTGCGAATGGGTACCTCCTTGAGCAATTCATGAAGGACGGAGCCAATGACCGAGATGATGAGTACGGTGGAAGCCTCGAGAATAGGTGCCGCTTCGCAGTGGAGGTGGTCGACGCTGTGGTCCGTGAGGTGGGAGCGCAGCGTGTGGGCATCAGGCTGTCACCGTTCCTCGACTACATGGACTGTGTGGACTCTGACCCAGCGGCGCTCGCCGACTACATGGTTCGGCAGCTTAACAAGCACGAGGGGTTCCTCTACTGTCACATGGTGGAGCCTAGAATGGCCGTTGTTGATGGTCGTAGGCAGATCCCGCACAGGCTTTTGCCATTCCGGAAGGCATTCAATGGTATGTTCATTGCCGCTGGCGGATATGATCGTGAGGAAGGCAACAAAGTAGTCACAGATGGCTACACCGACCTCGTTGCTTATGGAAGGCTCTTCTTGGCCAATCCGGACCTACCTAAAAGGTTTGAGCTTGGCGCGCCGCTGAATGAGTATGACCGTTCCACATTCTACACGCAGGATCCAATTGTTGGCTATACGGATTATCCGTTCCTTGACGAAGACAGCAGTGACCTAACTGCAAATGATGCTTAATCATCCAGTTCAATTGTTCGATTGTGATTAATAACGTGCTACATTCTTGCGAGAGGCACAAGTTTTATTTCTCCCTTCATTGTTGCTTTGTTGTATCCAGAATAAAATATCAACTCTGTTGATCATATAGTCCTTCGTTTCTTTACATCTTGTTGTTCACTGCTATGGTTGAGGTTGAGAACATCTTTTTAGAAATATTATTGTGGCTCAGGTCCAGCAATTCAATTGTTGTTCCGCTGAATGAAGGAAATAACAGTTGGTTCAGGAAGCAGACACCATTTACTTGGCTTGAATTCAATTTGTCTGAATTGGCCATACACCATTTATCTAACCTGTCAAATTTAATAGGAAATAAACATATAATTTACTGGATTTGATCTCCTTTCGTACAAACACCACACCTAACAAATCAAATTACTGAAACAGCTACTCATCTGGATGACACTTATTACACATTCCATCCGTCTGGATGAGTTCTGACTAACTTCTGCACCCGTTCAATTCTGCTGGTGAATAACTCAAAAATGATCCACAAAGTGAATATATTCATTCGAGAGAAATTACTGAATATCACCCCAGTGCTCGGAAAGACTCCATCATCGGAATTTTGGTGCCTCGCACTTAGGTAAAGACTGGGATACGTACTGAATCGAACCTATATTTTTTTAAGGAATAAGTCCACATTACCCACCTAAACCCTGCCAAAAGTCTAAGGCACAACCCTAATCTATGAAACCGCCTAATGTTTACCCTCTATTTCCTCAAACCTGATATCAGGATCTCCTgctggtgtttagacccagcaacataccgagggggtgcccgaggtagtgtttgatttgtggggctcgccgaggtCAGGAACTCGAAAGTGAACACAGATAtccgatttagacaggttcgggccgttgaatagcataataccctacgtcctgtgtgttggttggattgaattgctttggagggatCCGTGGCTCGCCTTATATTGttgggggcagggttataggtcggttgtttacaagtttggattcgactaggcgagtcctactctaattgctacgagtagttttcctaatcctcgacttgTTCTTGTCCTAccacgtagactacaccgtTCTGCACCGTAGCCTTCATGtttgacacgtctcggtgtccaaccctatatctaggactgtccaaacctttgggtgggcccatagatgtacgtacgacaagcccccgagtactttttagtcaattGCAAAAgttctgagtacttttgtagacctcaccgactagtttttgtgctcttcaagtacttcatcgTGTTTGAGTCTTCAATTGTACCCGagcactgccatgcggctagaatgtgctcaagtctCATTTAACTcggtcttgaatcttcatctcttaaatttttatatggaagtgcgacgaaagtcgccctccatatggagtaagcccgagccttaggttgaattgaagaatcagattgagggtcaatctgtaatttgcatctctttttcccttaaaaacttagagaaaaaactttttagctgatgggcacgtggcacacaagcCCCGAGCCGTcacacgactagtttggtgggtataagggtcaaccttcgGTCAACGTAACCATCGATcaatagtaaccttatctcCTTTGAAAATAGTGGTAACTGACAATCAGGTGCGAAATCCTCGGGTCAATTAAAACCTGACTATTCCTTAATTCCCGCTGCTGTTTACTGCGCtacggttataaataacagAGGAAAATACCTCTTCCGTTTTATCTTTGTCATTTGCTCTTTCAACTTGCACACTGTAGCCCTTGTTGGTGtttaaacccagcaacctaccaaagggagtacccaaggtagagttttAGTCAGTGGGTGTTGCCAAAATCAGGAActtgatggtgtacgtaggcacacgatttagataggttcggactgctggatcacgtaataccctacgtcctgtgtgttgtttgcttgtattcaattgaacttgtttggagggggtacctgcccgtccttatatattggaggagcagggttataggccggttgttttacaagagtactagtcggattcgactagagagtcctacccTAACTGCTACGAGTAGTATCggagtcctcgactagttcctgtcctccatgtagaGTACGCCATCCTACACCGTAGTCCCCATATCTAACATGTTTCGGTGTACAGCCCTATATACGGATCTGTCCAagccttctggtgggcccatagatgtatgtacgacaagccctcgagtacgttttagtcaaatgcagcagtcccgagtaccTTCACATGCTTCATCCAactagtttttggtgctcttctGAGTACTTTGTCGAAGTTGAGCCTTCAAGtaactcgagtactgccatgcggctagaatgtgctcaagcctcatttaacgtTGTCTTGAAAATCTGTCATTGAATttatatatggaagtgcgatgaaaatcgcactccatatggaatagtccccgagccttaggttaaatcgaagaatcaggctgaggctCAATCTGCATTTGCATTATCTTCGCCTTAAAGTTCCAGAGAAAAAACCTTTTAGCCGACGGGCACGTGTCACACAGCCCCTGAGCCGTTACCTGACTAGTTTcaggaggtataagggtcaaccattggtcatcgtgaccgttcgccaacagtaaccttatctgtTACGGTAATTTTGGTAACTGATGGCCGAATGCGAAATTAACGGCCAGAGGTGAAAACATCGGGGCCATTACCTCCGTTTACTTCGCTTCTGTTATAAATAGACGAGGGAAGTTATCTCCATTTACTCCGCCATTGCCATATGCTATTTGCGCTGAAAAAACCCTACTGCCCAGCACCGCCGCAATCCAATCTGACAGCGCCAACATTGCCTCCCTCCTGTGAGCCCCCGAGCATATGCGCGAGAAGAGGCTTATGACATCCAAGATGGGAAGAAAAGCATCTGCTTCTAGGGGCACTGAAAGTTCCAAGAAGAAATCTGGGAAAGGGAAAGAGCCGCAGCTGCCTCTACCAAGAGTAGTCCTGGAATACTGCACCGCCAACCCACCAAGAGCAGTGAGTACCCGTGGtcttagcccccgagtacttatttgaagCCGTGTTGTTTTCTAACTTGTCTGTCTTTATGCAGGAAGATATACTTGTGTTCTA
Above is a genomic segment from Setaria viridis chromosome 4, Setaria_viridis_v4.0, whole genome shotgun sequence containing:
- the LOC117851677 gene encoding putative 12-oxophytodienoate reductase 5, with product MVHQEVMPLLTPFKMGRFELSHRVVLAPLTRCRSYGNVPQPHAAVYYSQRATRGGLLITEATGVSATAQGYPETPGIWTQEQVEAWKPIVDAVHRKGALFFCQMWHVGRVSTNDFQPDGQAPISSTDKQISPDAEPGMVYSKPRRLQVDEIPGIVDDFRRAARNAIEAGFDGVEIHGANGYLLEQFMKDGANDRDDEYGGSLENRCRFAVEVVDAVVREVGAQRVGIRLSPFLDYMDCVDSDPAALADYMVRQLNKHEGFLYCHMVEPRMAVVDGRRQIPHRLLPFRKAFNGMFIAAGGYDREEGNKVVTDGYTDLVAYGRLFLANPDLPKRFELGAPLNEYDRSTFYTQDPIVGYTDYPFLDEDSSDLTANDA